The Salinispora tropica CNB-440 genome has a window encoding:
- the typA gene encoding translational GTPase TypA, with amino-acid sequence MQLRTDLRNVAIIAHVDHGKTTLVDAMLRQAGAYGARGEVTERVMDSMDLEREKGITILAKNTGVRYVPADGSDPVTINIIDTPGHADFGGEVERGLTMVDGVVLLVDASEGPLPQTRFVLRKALRARMPIILVINKVDRPDARIKEVVDDTYELFLDLDADDEQIDFPIVYACARDGIASLTQPADGAVPQDSHNLEPLFRILLDTIPPPTYDEQAPLQAHVTNLDASPFLGRLALCRVRQGTIAKGQTVAWCRTDGSSQRVRISELLMTEGLESKPADSAGPGDIIAVAGIPEIMIGETLADAEDPRPLPLITVDEPAISMTIGTNTSPLVGRAKGAKVTARMVKDRLDRELIGNVSLRVLPTERPDAWEVQGRGELALAILVEQMRRESYELTVGKPQVVTKEIDGKTCEPVERLTIDAPEEHLGAITQLLATRKGRMEQLVNHGTGWIRMEWLVPARGLIGFRTQFLTETRGTGILHHVFESYEPWFGELRTRNNGSLVADRSGTATSFAMMNLQERGTLFVEPSTEVYEGMIVGENSRSDDMDVNITKEKKLTNMRSSTADETEKLIPPRKLSLEQALEFCREDECVEVTPAAVRIRKVLLDQTQRARATARRKHAN; translated from the coding sequence ATGCAGCTTCGCACCGACCTCCGCAACGTCGCCATCATCGCCCACGTCGACCACGGCAAGACCACCCTGGTTGACGCCATGTTGCGGCAGGCTGGCGCCTACGGCGCCCGGGGCGAGGTGACCGAGCGGGTGATGGACTCGATGGATCTCGAACGCGAGAAGGGCATCACTATTCTCGCGAAGAACACCGGCGTGCGGTACGTGCCGGCCGACGGCTCCGACCCGGTGACGATCAACATCATCGACACCCCGGGGCACGCCGACTTCGGCGGTGAGGTGGAGCGCGGCCTCACCATGGTCGACGGGGTCGTGCTCCTGGTGGATGCCAGCGAGGGCCCGCTGCCCCAGACCCGGTTCGTGCTTCGCAAGGCCCTCCGGGCACGGATGCCGATCATCCTGGTCATCAACAAGGTGGACCGACCCGACGCCCGGATCAAGGAGGTCGTGGACGACACCTACGAGCTCTTCCTCGATCTGGACGCCGACGATGAACAGATCGACTTCCCGATCGTGTACGCCTGCGCCCGCGACGGAATCGCCTCCCTCACCCAGCCCGCCGACGGCGCTGTTCCGCAGGACAGCCACAACCTCGAACCGTTGTTCCGCATCCTGCTCGACACCATCCCGCCGCCCACGTACGACGAGCAGGCCCCGCTCCAGGCGCACGTCACCAACCTGGACGCCTCACCGTTCCTCGGCCGGCTCGCCCTCTGCCGGGTCCGGCAGGGCACGATCGCCAAGGGCCAGACCGTTGCCTGGTGCCGCACCGACGGGAGCAGCCAGCGGGTGCGGATCTCCGAGCTGCTGATGACCGAGGGCCTGGAGAGCAAACCGGCCGACTCCGCCGGTCCGGGTGACATCATCGCCGTCGCCGGTATCCCGGAGATCATGATCGGGGAGACGCTCGCCGACGCGGAGGACCCACGGCCGCTGCCGCTGATCACCGTTGACGAGCCGGCCATCTCGATGACCATCGGCACCAACACCTCACCCCTGGTCGGCCGAGCCAAGGGCGCCAAGGTCACCGCGCGGATGGTCAAGGACCGGCTGGACCGGGAGCTGATCGGCAACGTCTCGCTCCGGGTCCTGCCGACCGAACGGCCCGACGCCTGGGAGGTACAGGGCCGCGGCGAGCTGGCCCTGGCCATCCTGGTCGAGCAGATGCGCCGCGAATCCTACGAGTTGACCGTCGGCAAGCCGCAGGTCGTCACCAAGGAGATCGACGGGAAGACCTGTGAGCCGGTGGAGCGGTTGACCATCGACGCCCCGGAGGAGCACCTGGGAGCGATCACCCAGCTGCTGGCCACCCGGAAGGGCCGGATGGAGCAGTTGGTCAACCACGGCACCGGTTGGATCCGGATGGAGTGGCTGGTCCCGGCGCGTGGTCTGATCGGATTCCGCACCCAGTTCCTCACCGAGACCCGGGGCACCGGCATCCTGCACCACGTCTTCGAGTCGTACGAGCCCTGGTTCGGCGAGCTGCGGACCCGCAACAACGGCTCGCTGGTTGCCGACCGGTCCGGCACCGCCACCTCGTTCGCGATGATGAACCTGCAGGAACGCGGCACCCTCTTCGTCGAACCGAGCACCGAGGTGTACGAGGGCATGATCGTCGGGGAGAACTCCCGCTCCGACGACATGGATGTCAACATCACCAAGGAGAAGAAGCTCACCAACATGCGCTCGTCGACCGCCGACGAGACGGAGAAGCTGATCCCGCCCCGCAAACTCTCCCTGGAGCAGGCCCTGGAGTTCTGCCGTGAGGACGAGTGCGTTGAGGTGACCCCAGCCGCGGTGCGGATCCGCAAGGTACTGCTCGACCAGACGCAGCGGGCTCGGGCGACGGCCCGCCGCAAGCACGCCAACTGA
- a CDS encoding DedA family protein, whose protein sequence is MYELLSRMQELPPGLILLVAALIVAAETALIFGLLMPGEATLLLVGFLTYTGTLPLGPALLVMIAAGVLGDAVAFRAGRRYGPRLRASRFGAHIGPHRWRRADAMLGKLGGRGVFTARWVAFARTLVPRLAGAGQMPYRRFAPWNLGGVVTWVGGSVIVGNLAGESYETVSHLLGRATGAVLVLLGAVLAVLLAGRWLGRNPDPVRALLSRAGALPPVRGLSRRYGALFGLLTRALGPGWTLLLNLVAGLLLLFLAGLAVAWGFGAVVRRSGLSLVDSTVADWFAARRTPEAVDVALAAVSALRGPVVILFVSVVAAGVAWRQRPWQADLLSVVGTVGACVPLVVLAVAVDVVRPDRSGPPVLFPNQTAVVAASLCTLAWLLSRGARWPVAVAAWTGAAVGVVGVGGARLYLGLSTASSALSAVLLGVAWTAVFMVAWLTRDRAVGMAADAVDSPAATEPYPRPPQSVSGG, encoded by the coding sequence GTGTATGAGCTGCTGAGCCGGATGCAGGAACTGCCACCGGGGCTGATCCTGCTGGTCGCGGCGTTGATCGTGGCCGCGGAGACGGCGCTTATCTTCGGGTTGTTGATGCCCGGGGAAGCCACCCTGCTCCTGGTCGGATTCCTCACCTACACCGGAACTCTACCGCTGGGGCCGGCGCTGCTGGTGATGATCGCCGCGGGTGTGCTGGGAGACGCGGTGGCCTTCCGGGCCGGTCGCCGGTACGGGCCCCGGCTGCGCGCCAGCCGGTTCGGCGCCCACATCGGGCCACACCGGTGGCGCCGCGCGGACGCGATGCTCGGAAAACTGGGGGGGCGGGGAGTCTTCACCGCTCGCTGGGTGGCCTTCGCCCGGACTCTGGTGCCCCGGCTGGCCGGGGCGGGGCAGATGCCGTACCGACGGTTCGCTCCCTGGAACCTGGGTGGGGTGGTGACCTGGGTGGGTGGCTCGGTGATCGTCGGAAACCTGGCCGGCGAGTCGTACGAGACGGTCTCGCACCTGCTCGGCCGGGCCACGGGCGCGGTCCTGGTGCTGCTGGGAGCGGTGCTGGCGGTGCTGCTGGCCGGGCGCTGGCTGGGTCGGAACCCGGATCCGGTACGGGCACTGCTGTCCCGGGCCGGCGCGCTGCCCCCGGTGCGGGGGCTGTCCCGCCGGTACGGGGCGCTCTTCGGCCTGCTCACCCGTGCTCTCGGCCCGGGGTGGACGTTGTTGCTGAACCTGGTTGCCGGCCTGCTGCTGCTGTTCCTGGCGGGGCTCGCCGTCGCCTGGGGGTTCGGCGCGGTGGTCCGGCGCAGCGGGTTGTCGCTGGTGGACAGCACCGTCGCCGACTGGTTCGCCGCGCGCCGTACGCCGGAGGCGGTGGACGTGGCGCTGGCCGCGGTTTCGGCGCTGCGCGGCCCGGTGGTGATCCTGTTCGTGTCGGTGGTGGCGGCGGGGGTGGCCTGGCGGCAGCGGCCCTGGCAGGCTGACCTACTCAGTGTGGTGGGCACCGTCGGCGCGTGCGTGCCGTTGGTGGTGCTGGCGGTCGCCGTCGACGTGGTTCGACCCGACCGCTCCGGCCCGCCGGTGTTGTTCCCGAACCAGACCGCTGTGGTCGCTGCCAGTCTGTGCACCCTCGCGTGGCTGCTGTCCCGGGGCGCCCGTTGGCCGGTGGCGGTCGCCGCGTGGACCGGCGCTGCCGTTGGGGTGGTGGGGGTCGGTGGCGCCCGGCTGTACCTCGGCCTGAGCACCGCCAGCAGCGCTCTCTCCGCGGTGCTACTGGGGGTGGCGTGGACGGCCGTGTTCATGGTGGCGTGGTTGACCCGGGACCGGGCGGTCGGTATGGCTGCGGACGCCGTCGACTCGCCGGCGGCGACCGAGCCCTACCCGCGCCCGCCGCAGAGTGTCTCCGGCGGGTAG
- a CDS encoding MMPL family transporter, protein MSVFTHVARGRWAAWLTVVATIVLGAAVFGLPKPDNPAPVSATGLSDQWQSTQVERLQEQLPANDVQPALVVVSRTDGGTLTTADRETVTGQISELRRFAVNGQVPPPQIAPDGSVALIAVPLSIEGQEQTVETVDELRAALAGTPAALTVEVTGAPAFTTDLTRVFEGADSTLLAVTAAVVALLLLITYRSPVLWMVPLAVVAATEQLTLRAVETIVPAVGINLQSGAVTGIASVLVFGAATNYALLLIARYREELRREADRFAAMRTAVRRTAEPILASGSTVVLGVLTLLLSEQENNRALAVACATGVVLAMLSALFVLPAALVIFGRGLFWPFVPRLGSAVTEGRLWGRLGTVVLRRPASVAVLATLLLAGLALGGLGIRTGLSETEQFRVEPEAVAGAETLATAFPAGTTQPVAVLTTPTAVDAVTAAAATVPGVASARPGSTGTTVAQVDVVLTAEPGTAASDQTVRELRRAVVAVPDSAPPAVDGAGPFEGALVGGDVAAGYDTAEANTMDLRLILPIILLLVAAVLALLLRGLLAPVLLVLSVIASFFASLGAAWLLFDHVLDFPALDSGVLLLAFVFLVALGVDYNIFLVTRAREDARHTGTRDGMLSALRVTGGVITSAGVLLAAVFAVLGVLPLILLTQIGVIVCIGVLLDTLLVRTVLVPALVFLLGDRFWWPGRPPAVAHGGASAIPAPVPAHD, encoded by the coding sequence ATGTCCGTCTTCACCCACGTAGCCCGGGGCAGGTGGGCCGCGTGGCTCACCGTGGTCGCCACGATCGTCCTCGGCGCCGCCGTCTTCGGGCTGCCAAAGCCCGACAACCCCGCTCCCGTCTCCGCCACCGGGCTCTCCGACCAGTGGCAGTCCACCCAGGTCGAACGGCTCCAGGAACAGCTGCCCGCCAACGATGTCCAACCGGCTCTCGTCGTCGTCAGCCGCACCGACGGCGGTACGCTCACCACCGCCGACCGGGAGACCGTCACCGGGCAGATCAGCGAACTACGCCGGTTCGCGGTCAATGGGCAGGTGCCACCACCGCAGATCGCCCCGGACGGCTCGGTCGCCCTGATCGCCGTGCCGCTGTCCATCGAGGGGCAGGAGCAGACCGTCGAGACCGTCGACGAGCTACGGGCCGCCCTGGCCGGCACTCCGGCAGCCCTCACCGTCGAGGTCACCGGGGCACCGGCCTTCACCACCGATCTGACCCGGGTCTTCGAGGGCGCGGACAGCACCCTGCTGGCGGTAACCGCCGCGGTGGTGGCGCTGCTGCTGCTGATCACCTACCGCAGCCCGGTCCTCTGGATGGTGCCGCTGGCGGTCGTCGCCGCCACCGAGCAGCTCACCCTGCGTGCCGTCGAGACGATTGTTCCGGCGGTCGGGATCAACCTGCAGTCGGGAGCCGTCACCGGCATCGCCAGCGTCCTCGTCTTCGGTGCCGCCACCAACTACGCGCTGCTGCTGATCGCCCGCTACCGGGAGGAGCTGCGCCGCGAAGCGGACCGCTTCGCGGCGATGCGGACCGCGGTGCGCCGCACCGCGGAACCCATCCTGGCCAGCGGCTCCACCGTCGTCCTCGGCGTTCTCACCCTGCTGCTCTCGGAGCAGGAGAACAACCGGGCGCTCGCCGTGGCCTGCGCCACCGGCGTCGTGCTCGCCATGCTCTCCGCGCTCTTCGTACTCCCGGCCGCCCTGGTGATTTTCGGCCGTGGCCTGTTCTGGCCGTTCGTCCCGCGCCTCGGCAGCGCGGTCACCGAAGGACGCCTGTGGGGTCGGCTCGGTACCGTGGTCCTGCGCCGCCCGGCCTCCGTCGCGGTCCTGGCGACGCTCCTGCTGGCCGGGCTGGCCCTCGGCGGCCTCGGCATCCGGACCGGACTGTCGGAGACCGAGCAGTTCCGGGTCGAACCGGAGGCGGTCGCCGGAGCCGAGACCCTGGCGACGGCGTTCCCCGCCGGGACCACCCAGCCGGTCGCGGTGCTCACCACTCCGACCGCCGTCGACGCGGTCACCGCGGCCGCCGCAACCGTGCCCGGCGTCGCCTCAGCCCGACCGGGTAGCACCGGCACCACCGTCGCCCAGGTCGACGTGGTGCTGACCGCCGAGCCCGGCACCGCCGCCTCCGACCAGACGGTACGGGAGCTGCGCAGGGCGGTCGTCGCGGTGCCCGACTCCGCCCCACCCGCGGTTGACGGCGCCGGACCCTTCGAAGGAGCCCTGGTCGGCGGGGACGTCGCCGCCGGCTACGACACCGCCGAGGCCAACACGATGGACCTGCGACTGATCCTGCCGATCATCCTGCTGTTGGTCGCCGCCGTCCTGGCACTGCTGCTGCGCGGCCTGCTAGCCCCGGTGCTGCTGGTACTCAGCGTAATCGCGTCGTTCTTCGCCAGTCTCGGGGCGGCGTGGCTGCTCTTCGACCACGTCCTGGACTTCCCCGCGCTGGACAGCGGCGTGCTCCTGCTCGCGTTCGTGTTCCTCGTCGCCCTCGGGGTGGACTACAACATCTTCCTGGTCACCCGGGCCCGGGAGGACGCCCGCCACACCGGGACCCGCGACGGGATGCTCTCGGCCCTCCGGGTTACCGGCGGCGTCATCACCAGCGCTGGAGTGCTACTGGCCGCGGTCTTCGCCGTCCTCGGCGTGCTCCCGCTGATCCTGCTCACCCAGATCGGAGTCATCGTCTGCATCGGTGTCCTGCTCGACACCCTGCTCGTCCGGACGGTGCTGGTCCCCGCCCTCGTGTTCCTGCTCGGCGACCGGTTCTGGTGGCCCGGCCGCCCGCCGGCCGTGGCCCACGGAGGAGCCTCGGCCATACCGGCGCCGGTCCCCGCCCACGACTGA
- a CDS encoding lytic transglycosylase domain-containing protein, with translation MKVLRIGVGALAVVLLTVGCAGERVQGKAEPMAETSTTEASPTATGTPSARAELGDAPSRSASPSVRPTSKPTAATPSPAAAKPAQETQAPPPPPKPGPTDCPPRHEGTPASRAQVKAALANAAAKTYWPTSAPDIRIPSALVKATAWQESGWQSTIVACDGGIGLMQVMPATADWMNQRFGQSYDVWDHRDNAYLGANYLAWLTKYIGDLYFDGDYRLDAALCSAELNSCLLNAVIASYNYGHAAVASEGSPITIPNPRYVGNVRALMTECVCLGY, from the coding sequence ATGAAGGTGCTCCGGATCGGCGTGGGAGCGCTCGCTGTGGTGCTGCTCACCGTGGGGTGTGCGGGGGAGCGGGTCCAGGGGAAGGCCGAACCGATGGCGGAGACCAGCACCACGGAAGCGTCGCCGACTGCGACGGGCACCCCCTCCGCGCGGGCGGAGCTGGGTGACGCGCCGAGCCGTAGCGCCTCCCCCAGCGTTCGGCCGACATCGAAGCCCACCGCCGCCACGCCGTCTCCAGCGGCGGCGAAGCCCGCACAGGAGACGCAGGCTCCACCTCCGCCGCCGAAGCCGGGACCAACGGACTGCCCACCCCGCCACGAGGGCACGCCGGCTTCCCGCGCTCAGGTGAAGGCGGCACTTGCCAACGCCGCAGCGAAGACGTATTGGCCGACCTCAGCACCCGACATTCGGATCCCGTCGGCCCTGGTGAAGGCGACCGCGTGGCAGGAGAGCGGCTGGCAGTCCACGATCGTCGCCTGTGACGGCGGCATCGGGTTGATGCAGGTGATGCCCGCGACCGCCGACTGGATGAACCAACGGTTTGGGCAGAGCTACGACGTGTGGGACCACCGCGACAACGCCTATCTCGGCGCGAACTACCTGGCCTGGCTGACCAAGTACATCGGCGACCTGTACTTCGACGGCGACTACCGGCTGGACGCCGCGCTGTGCTCGGCGGAGCTGAACTCGTGCCTGCTCAACGCGGTGATCGCCAGTTACAACTACGGCCACGCCGCGGTGGCGAGCGAGGGGAGCCCGATCACCATCCCGAATCCACGGTATGTGGGTAACGTCCGCGCTCTGATGACCGAGTGCGTGTGTCTCGGCTACTGA
- a CDS encoding MarR family winged helix-turn-helix transcriptional regulator, with protein MYRRRDTRREHLIAEITNELRRYAVDAQHVGHAFAHLHGLGATDLQALIAVMDAELHGDPITPGRLGEHLDLSSGSVTALLDRLERAGHVRRDRTSTDRRKVLVHYADRGAEVAREFFRPLGHRTDAVMLGFTDDELETVHRFVTAVRATLREHRDAVRAARPEPRRANG; from the coding sequence ATGTACCGGCGACGCGACACCCGGCGCGAGCACCTGATCGCGGAGATCACCAACGAACTCCGGCGGTACGCGGTGGACGCCCAACACGTCGGCCACGCCTTCGCTCACCTGCACGGATTGGGTGCCACCGACCTGCAGGCCCTGATCGCCGTCATGGACGCCGAACTACACGGCGACCCGATCACCCCAGGTCGCCTCGGCGAACACCTCGACCTCTCCTCCGGGTCGGTCACCGCGCTCCTCGACCGGCTGGAACGCGCCGGCCACGTCCGCCGCGACCGCACCTCCACCGACCGACGCAAGGTCCTGGTGCACTACGCCGACCGTGGCGCCGAGGTGGCGAGGGAGTTCTTCCGGCCGCTCGGCCACCGTACCGACGCGGTGATGCTTGGCTTCACCGACGACGAGTTGGAGACCGTCCACCGCTTCGTCACGGCCGTCCGGGCCACGCTCCGTGAACACCGAGACGCGGTCCGGGCCGCCCGCCCCGAGCCGCGCCGCGCGAACGGCTGA
- a CDS encoding CocE/NonD family hydrolase, whose product MLAALATRVAAAVLHLPPRRTHRVRLTRDIPVRVRDGVSLRTDHHAPDRTTAPTVLIRTPYGRGGPMRLLGRLIGERGYHVVIQSCRGTGGSGGQFDPLVHERDDGLDTLDWLRRQPWWNGTFGMFGASYQGFVQWAVAADAAADLRAMVAVVTASGTRDSMYPGESFALDTVLTWVELLQAQTVGWLARQWELRRGQPRLAAGLSHLPLAEADRVATGMTVPFFQEWLRHHTPDAAYWQARVFGDRLAEVHAPVAMIGGWHDIFLPAQLRDFAALRDAGAVPRLIVGPWTHGSPGLFAAALRDGLDWLDEHLGGYPGRARAPVRVHVGGSGGGWRELPDWPPPATPTPWYLHPRGGLRPAPSPASAPDGFWYDPGDPTPSVGGPLLVAQQAGPVDNRHVEARPDVLTWTSAALPAAVEVIGPVEAEVFVRSELPYLDVFVRLCDVDRRGRSWNICDGLVRVSPPAFAANPTGAVRVAVPLWPVAHRFAAGHRLRVQVCGGAHPRYARNPGTGEPLGTATALQAGWREILHDPQHPSALVLPIARDVSSESYARTSGGRPTSSWQGRPPLP is encoded by the coding sequence GTGCTCGCGGCGCTGGCAACCCGGGTGGCTGCCGCCGTGTTGCACCTGCCGCCCCGGCGTACCCACCGGGTCAGGCTGACCCGAGACATCCCGGTCCGGGTTCGCGACGGCGTGTCGCTGCGCACCGACCACCACGCCCCGGACCGCACGACCGCGCCCACGGTGCTGATCCGCACCCCGTACGGGCGGGGTGGGCCGATGCGGCTGCTCGGCCGGCTCATCGGCGAGCGGGGCTATCACGTGGTGATCCAGTCCTGCCGGGGCACCGGTGGCTCCGGCGGCCAGTTCGACCCGCTGGTACACGAGCGCGATGACGGCCTCGACACCCTCGACTGGCTCCGCCGACAGCCCTGGTGGAACGGCACGTTCGGCATGTTCGGGGCCAGCTACCAGGGCTTCGTCCAGTGGGCTGTCGCCGCCGACGCCGCGGCTGATCTCCGGGCGATGGTTGCGGTGGTAACCGCCTCCGGCACCCGCGACTCGATGTATCCGGGTGAGTCCTTCGCCCTGGACACCGTGCTCACCTGGGTCGAACTGCTCCAGGCGCAGACCGTCGGGTGGCTCGCCCGGCAGTGGGAACTCCGGCGTGGCCAGCCCCGGCTTGCCGCCGGCCTGTCCCACCTGCCATTGGCCGAGGCGGATCGAGTGGCTACCGGAATGACCGTGCCCTTCTTCCAGGAGTGGTTGCGCCACCACACCCCCGACGCGGCCTACTGGCAGGCCCGGGTCTTCGGCGACCGGCTCGCCGAGGTGCACGCCCCGGTAGCCATGATCGGTGGCTGGCACGACATCTTTCTCCCCGCCCAGCTGCGCGACTTCGCGGCCCTGCGGGACGCCGGTGCCGTGCCCCGGCTCATCGTCGGGCCGTGGACGCACGGCAGCCCGGGGCTCTTCGCCGCGGCGCTCCGTGACGGGCTGGATTGGCTCGACGAACACCTGGGTGGGTACCCGGGGCGAGCTCGTGCCCCGGTCCGCGTGCACGTCGGCGGGTCCGGCGGCGGTTGGCGGGAGCTGCCGGACTGGCCGCCCCCCGCCACGCCAACCCCCTGGTACCTGCACCCGCGCGGCGGGTTGCGCCCCGCGCCGTCTCCGGCCTCGGCCCCGGATGGCTTCTGGTATGACCCGGGTGATCCCACCCCGTCGGTGGGGGGTCCACTGCTGGTGGCCCAGCAGGCCGGCCCGGTCGACAACCGGCACGTCGAGGCCCGCCCCGACGTGCTGACCTGGACCAGCGCCGCGCTTCCGGCAGCGGTGGAGGTCATCGGACCGGTCGAGGCGGAGGTCTTCGTCCGAAGCGAGCTGCCGTACCTCGATGTCTTCGTGCGGCTCTGCGACGTGGACCGTCGGGGCCGCTCCTGGAACATCTGCGACGGGCTGGTCCGGGTCAGCCCACCCGCCTTCGCGGCCAACCCGACGGGCGCAGTCCGCGTCGCGGTGCCGTTGTGGCCAGTGGCCCACCGGTTCGCCGCCGGTCACCGACTGCGGGTGCAGGTCTGCGGTGGGGCTCATCCCCGATACGCGCGCAACCCCGGCACCGGTGAGCCGCTCGGCACCGCCACCGCCCTGCAAGCCGGATGGCGGGAGATCCTGCACGATCCGCAGCACCCGTCGGCGTTGGTCCTGCCCATTGCGCGGGATGTTTCGAGTGAGTCGTACGCCAGGACCTCAGGTGGGCGGCCGACCAGTTCCTGGCAGGGCCGCCCACCGCTGCCCTAG
- a CDS encoding trypsin-like serine protease has product MSRHSLRRWGGAALGITLVASVLSGGPAGAVAGATPVPDGTYSFTAKVNFGQVHACSGALIEQSWVVTAKSCFAEGNAPVVAGPPTRPTTVVVGRADLTEADGYEVSAISVIPHPDRNLALVQLPVRVSEVPTVPIATTPAAPETLTVSGYGRTATEWVPDQLHAASFTVHNVNNSLIEVVGATDGATICKGDAGGPAFRENDGSPQLVALNNTSWQKGCLGEDATQDGATGTRVDDLTDWMLWNTCNAPGWTSTDNSQRVESDQQVGSSRGAQSLALSDYDADGRSDLALYRPDPADGSAWWTQSAASGASIFADHRYGGCSDIPVPGDYDGDGTTDLALFRRDCVSGSTWWVQSGATGDQIFAGHRYGGCEDIPVPGDYDGDGTTDLALFRRDCVSGSTWWVQSGATGDQIFAGHRYGGCEDIPAPGDYDGDGTTDLALFRRDCVSGSTWWVQSGATGDQIFAGHRYGGCEDIPAPGDYDGDDTTDLALFRRDCAVGSTWSIYSPRTNTHLKDGFKYGGCRDIPAPGDYNGDNATDLILYRRDCTSGSTWSIYSSHTNTELRSGLRYGGCADIPAASNPATTDTRPHGPVYNRARAADGAWASGTTRVDADTAISGIAAASLPDGGMHLFTIVPGSGLWHREAWQSEATRVDGNGAISAVAAAGLPDGTLHVFVVAPGSGVWERVRAADGTWAPNATQVDANPDITALAAAAMPDGTLHLQVVVPGSGAWDRERDTDGNWASTATRFDTNESIIAIASAALPDGSLHILTAVSGSGVWHRVGSSSSAAHIDTNPAVTGVSAAGLQDGTLHLGVTVDGSGVWHRSRDTSGTWQSDPTQVDPNRRIFSTYTVGLPDNSLHLGTNATIS; this is encoded by the coding sequence TTGTCACGACACAGCCTGCGTCGCTGGGGTGGGGCGGCACTTGGAATCACACTGGTGGCCAGTGTGCTGAGCGGTGGCCCGGCTGGCGCCGTCGCCGGGGCCACGCCGGTACCGGACGGCACCTACTCCTTCACCGCTAAAGTGAATTTCGGTCAGGTGCATGCCTGTTCCGGCGCCCTGATAGAACAAAGTTGGGTGGTGACGGCGAAGAGCTGCTTCGCCGAGGGGAACGCGCCGGTTGTCGCCGGACCCCCAACCCGTCCGACCACTGTCGTGGTCGGACGCGCTGACCTCACGGAGGCGGACGGCTACGAGGTTTCGGCGATCTCGGTCATTCCGCACCCGGACCGAAATCTTGCCCTTGTCCAACTCCCCGTGCGGGTGTCCGAGGTCCCGACCGTTCCGATCGCCACCACGCCGGCCGCCCCTGAGACGCTCACGGTCTCGGGATATGGCCGAACCGCGACAGAGTGGGTGCCGGACCAGTTGCACGCCGCCTCATTCACCGTCCACAACGTCAACAATTCACTTATTGAGGTCGTGGGTGCCACAGATGGCGCGACGATCTGCAAGGGCGACGCGGGTGGCCCCGCATTCCGGGAGAACGACGGTAGCCCGCAACTGGTAGCGCTCAACAACACGTCCTGGCAGAAGGGCTGCTTGGGGGAGGACGCCACTCAGGACGGCGCGACCGGAACCCGGGTCGATGACCTGACAGACTGGATGCTGTGGAACACCTGCAACGCGCCGGGTTGGACCAGCACCGACAACTCGCAGCGGGTGGAAAGCGACCAGCAGGTCGGAAGCAGCCGGGGCGCCCAGAGCCTGGCCCTGAGCGACTACGACGCCGACGGGCGCAGTGACCTCGCGCTGTACCGGCCGGACCCGGCGGACGGATCGGCCTGGTGGACCCAGTCCGCGGCCTCCGGCGCCAGCATCTTCGCCGACCATCGCTACGGCGGCTGTAGCGACATCCCCGTGCCGGGTGATTACGATGGTGACGGCACCACTGATCTTGCTTTGTTCCGTCGTGATTGTGTCAGTGGTTCCACCTGGTGGGTTCAGAGTGGTGCTACTGGTGACCAGATCTTCGCTGGGCACCGTTATGGTGGTTGTGAGGATATTCCCGTGCCGGGTGATTACGATGGTGACGGCACCACTGATCTTGCTTTGTTCCGTCGTGATTGTGTCAGTGGTTCCACCTGGTGGGTTCAGAGTGGTGCTACTGGTGACCAGATCTTCGCTGGGCACCGTTATGGTGGTTGTGAGGATATTCCCGCGCCGGGTGATTACGATGGTGACGGCACCACTGATCTTGCTTTGTTCCGTCGTGATTGTGTCAGTGGTTCCACCTGGTGGGTTCAGAGTGGTGCTACTGGTGACCAGATCTTCGCTGGGCACCGTTATGGTGGTTGTGAGGATATTCCCGCGCCGGGTGACTACGATGGTGACGACACCACTGACCTGGCCTTGTTCCGTCGTGACTGCGCCGTAGGATCGACGTGGAGCATTTACAGTCCTCGTACTAACACTCACCTCAAGGATGGGTTCAAGTACGGCGGTTGTAGGGATATTCCCGCGCCCGGCGACTACAATGGCGACAACGCCACCGACCTCATCCTCTACCGTCGCGACTGCACCAGTGGTTCCACCTGGAGTATTTACAGCAGTCATACCAACACCGAACTGCGCTCCGGTCTCCGCTACGGCGGCTGCGCCGACATCCCCGCCGCCAGCAACCCCGCCACCACCGATACACGTCCGCATGGCCCGGTGTACAACCGCGCGCGTGCCGCGGACGGGGCGTGGGCCTCTGGTACGACGCGGGTGGATGCGGATACCGCGATCTCCGGGATAGCGGCGGCGTCACTGCCCGACGGGGGTATGCATCTGTTCACGATCGTGCCGGGTAGCGGGCTGTGGCATCGTGAGGCGTGGCAGAGTGAAGCGACGCGGGTCGACGGTAACGGCGCGATCTCGGCGGTGGCCGCGGCCGGGCTGCCTGACGGCACGCTGCACGTCTTCGTGGTGGCCCCCGGCAGCGGTGTGTGGGAACGAGTCCGCGCTGCCGACGGGACCTGGGCCCCGAACGCCACGCAGGTTGACGCGAACCCGGACATCACCGCCCTCGCCGCAGCCGCAATGCCCGACGGGACCCTGCACCTACAGGTCGTCGTGCCCGGTAGTGGAGCGTGGGACCGCGAACGTGACACTGATGGAAACTGGGCCTCCACCGCCACCCGTTTCGACACCAACGAGTCGATCATCGCGATCGCGTCGGCCGCCCTACCCGACGGCAGCCTGCACATCCTTACCGCCGTATCCGGCAGCGGGGTATGGCACCGAGTCGGCTCGAGCAGCAGCGCCGCCCACATCGACACCAACCCGGCGGTCACCGGAGTC